A window of Cohnella herbarum contains these coding sequences:
- a CDS encoding autoinducer 2 ABC transporter substrate-binding protein: MKLKRWSILLSAVVAVTTVLSGCASNSKEEGSGNSGEGSNDKNYKIVMVAKHEGISWFDDMRTGVDDFDKEYADVDASQIAPEGGDPAKQVQMVEDLIAQGVDAILVVPNDPTAMAPVLKKAKEKGIVVISHEAEGLADIVDYDLEAFNNEDFGEAMFEAMAKSMNYEGKFTGFVGALTMETHMQWFNAGLKYVQEKYPKMEFVSKQPYEDRNDEKVAYEKAQEVLKAYPDLKGIFNTSVSSGASSSLVLQEKSNKNLAVTGIGLPSVSGNYLKEGYMYQALCWRPADAGYAATLLAYKILKGEEIKSGIDLKRPGYESVTLEGKVFKANATLILDKNNVDQYPF, translated from the coding sequence ATGAAGCTTAAACGTTGGTCGATTCTACTTAGCGCAGTTGTTGCAGTGACGACAGTATTATCCGGTTGTGCTTCGAATTCTAAAGAAGAAGGTTCCGGCAACTCCGGCGAAGGCAGCAACGATAAGAACTATAAGATTGTAATGGTAGCCAAGCATGAAGGGATTTCATGGTTTGACGATATGCGTACCGGAGTCGACGATTTCGATAAGGAGTATGCGGACGTAGACGCTTCTCAGATTGCTCCGGAAGGCGGAGATCCTGCCAAACAAGTGCAGATGGTCGAAGATCTGATTGCACAAGGAGTCGATGCGATTCTCGTCGTTCCTAACGATCCGACCGCAATGGCTCCCGTTCTGAAGAAAGCGAAGGAAAAGGGGATCGTTGTTATCAGCCACGAAGCCGAAGGGCTTGCGGATATCGTGGACTACGATTTGGAAGCGTTTAACAATGAAGACTTCGGCGAAGCGATGTTCGAGGCTATGGCCAAGTCGATGAACTATGAAGGCAAATTTACGGGTTTCGTCGGCGCTTTGACGATGGAAACGCATATGCAGTGGTTTAATGCAGGCTTGAAATACGTGCAGGAGAAATATCCGAAAATGGAATTTGTCTCGAAACAGCCTTACGAAGATCGCAACGATGAGAAAGTGGCGTACGAGAAAGCTCAAGAAGTTCTGAAGGCCTATCCGGATCTTAAAGGCATTTTTAATACATCCGTATCTTCAGGCGCTTCCTCTTCTCTCGTTCTGCAAGAGAAGAGCAATAAGAACCTTGCCGTAACGGGCATTGGCTTGCCTTCGGTTTCCGGCAACTACCTGAAGGAAGGGTATATGTATCAAGCGCTCTGCTGGAGACCTGCGGATGCTGGATATGCGGCAACATTGCTCGCTTACAAAATTCTTAAAGGCGAGGAAATTAAGAGCGGAATTGATCTGAAGCGCCCTGGTTATGAAAGCGTAACGCTGGAAGGTAAAGTGTTTAAAGCGAACGCAACGTTGATACTTGACAAAAATAACGTAGACCAATATCCGTTCTAA
- a CDS encoding DeoR/GlpR family DNA-binding transcription regulator — protein sequence MLALERRNKIVQIINKQKQISIKQLSIDLKVSEGTLRNDLKSLEEEGILERTHGGAVLPKQQLTDASNRSFRQEVNVAEKMAIGKAAAELIQNGQCIILDASTTGLELVRNLMHMESLTVVTNGLITAQELNRNPHINVIVIGGVLRSGSSNLEGLLGKDLLSQIHADIFFTSAHGFTITEGMTVFDVYEAELKKLMASNANKVVAMVDHTKLGKRSTATFANLSQIDTLITDSAANSEFLAQIEDVEVIIAE from the coding sequence ATGTTAGCTCTAGAGCGGAGAAATAAGATCGTACAAATCATCAATAAACAAAAACAAATCTCGATCAAGCAATTATCGATCGATTTGAAGGTGTCGGAGGGAACATTACGAAACGACTTGAAGTCATTAGAAGAGGAAGGCATACTCGAAAGAACCCATGGAGGAGCCGTGCTACCGAAGCAGCAGCTCACTGACGCTTCCAACAGATCTTTCCGTCAGGAAGTAAACGTTGCGGAGAAAATGGCAATCGGCAAAGCCGCGGCGGAGCTAATCCAGAACGGCCAATGCATCATTCTTGACGCTAGCACGACGGGATTGGAGCTCGTACGTAATCTGATGCATATGGAGTCGCTGACCGTCGTTACGAACGGGCTTATCACGGCGCAGGAGTTAAACCGCAATCCGCACATTAACGTCATCGTCATCGGCGGCGTGCTGCGGTCCGGTTCCAGCAACTTGGAAGGGCTGCTCGGCAAAGATTTGCTGTCCCAAATTCATGCCGATATCTTCTTTACCTCCGCTCATGGCTTTACGATAACGGAAGGTATGACCGTTTTTGATGTATATGAAGCCGAATTGAAGAAGTTAATGGCCAGCAATGCAAACAAGGTTGTCGCCATGGTCGACCATACGAAGCTCGGTAAACGATCGACGGCTACTTTCGCAAACTTATCGCAGATCGATACGTTGATTACCGACTCTGCGGCGAACTCAGAGTTTCTAGCTCAGATCGAGGATGTAGAAGTCATCATCGCGGAATAG
- a CDS encoding sugar ABC transporter ATP-binding protein, whose protein sequence is MFPPIVSANNITKSYMGVKALDDVSVTINQGEILCLAGENGSGKSTFVKTVSGVITPDSGEIVFGGTSYRKVTPIQAIDLGVQVIYQDLSLFPHMTVAENIAMNKMIATRKRLVNWREMNRIAEEQLERIQLSLDLKSKVESLSVANRQLVAICRALSQNAKVLFMDEPTTALTKKEVDRLLSIVMDLKRNGLSVVFISHKFDEIFEISDQITIFREGKKTGDYAAKELDHKSLSFHMTGRQVEFPRYKRTAKDDSPLLEVRNLKKSGHYDNINFTVRRGDIMGIIGLLGSGRTELALSLFGLNPSDSGQLWMKGKPCTINSPVDAVNQGIALLPEDRHSQGLFMRQSVKENITSTIHEQLRSPTGFIDRAKQNDIAEDFVRKLRIRTHNVDTPIRNLSGGNQQKGVISKWVATTPELFILDTPTVGVDIGSKSEIYEQIHRFTAENMGVILITDELDEIMANCNKLLIMYDGRIVEALTEDDLDKPDVREHIMSVMSSPGQVEGQGNSEEKERVS, encoded by the coding sequence ATGTTTCCTCCCATTGTTAGCGCGAATAATATTACGAAATCCTACATGGGTGTCAAAGCACTCGATGACGTATCCGTAACGATCAATCAGGGGGAGATTCTCTGTCTGGCCGGGGAGAACGGATCGGGAAAATCGACATTCGTCAAGACAGTCTCCGGTGTCATAACGCCTGATTCCGGGGAGATCGTTTTCGGCGGTACGTCCTATCGGAAGGTGACCCCCATTCAAGCGATCGATTTGGGCGTTCAAGTCATCTATCAGGATTTGTCCTTGTTTCCACATATGACGGTAGCGGAGAACATCGCGATGAACAAGATGATAGCCACTCGCAAACGTCTGGTGAACTGGAGAGAAATGAACCGGATCGCAGAGGAGCAATTAGAGAGAATTCAACTCTCTCTCGATCTGAAATCGAAAGTAGAGTCGTTGTCCGTCGCCAACCGCCAATTAGTGGCGATATGCAGAGCGCTGAGCCAGAACGCCAAAGTGCTGTTCATGGACGAGCCGACGACTGCGCTAACGAAGAAAGAGGTGGACAGACTGTTGTCCATTGTCATGGATTTGAAGCGCAATGGGCTGTCTGTCGTCTTCATTAGCCACAAATTCGATGAAATTTTCGAGATTTCGGACCAAATTACGATTTTCCGAGAAGGCAAGAAAACAGGCGATTATGCGGCTAAGGAATTGGATCATAAGAGCCTTTCTTTCCATATGACGGGCAGACAAGTAGAGTTTCCGCGTTACAAGAGAACTGCGAAAGACGATTCGCCTCTACTGGAAGTTCGTAATTTGAAGAAGAGCGGTCACTACGACAATATTAATTTCACCGTTAGACGCGGAGATATTATGGGCATTATCGGACTGTTAGGATCGGGACGAACGGAGCTTGCATTATCCTTGTTCGGACTCAACCCGAGCGATTCCGGACAGTTGTGGATGAAAGGCAAACCGTGCACGATCAACTCTCCCGTAGACGCCGTTAATCAGGGCATCGCGCTTCTTCCGGAAGATCGGCATTCCCAAGGGCTTTTTATGAGACAAAGCGTGAAGGAAAACATTACCTCCACTATCCATGAGCAGCTTAGATCGCCAACGGGGTTTATCGATAGAGCCAAGCAGAACGATATTGCCGAGGATTTCGTGAGAAAGTTAAGAATTCGCACTCACAATGTAGACACGCCGATACGTAATCTATCCGGCGGCAATCAACAGAAAGGCGTCATTTCTAAATGGGTTGCCACGACTCCAGAGTTGTTTATTTTGGATACGCCAACGGTAGGCGTCGATATCGGCTCTAAGAGCGAAATCTACGAGCAGATTCATCGTTTTACGGCCGAGAATATGGGTGTCATTTTGATCACGGACGAGTTGGACGAAATCATGGCGAACTGCAACAAACTGCTCATTATGTACGACGGCCGCATCGTCGAAGCTTTGACGGAAGACGATCTGGACAAGCCTGACGTGCGGGAGCATATCATGAGCGTGATGAGCAGTCCAGGACAAGTAGAAGGCCAAGGAAATTCCGAGGAAAAGGAGAGGGTCTCTTGA
- the hxlB gene encoding 6-phospho-3-hexuloisomerase, with the protein MEFKKLTGTIVQELAAVFNRIDPEQWEQVVECIKRTKRIFLIGVGREGLAARGLAMRLMHLGKEAHWMWDDTTPAIREGDLLIATSGSGEIGHIHYVAEQAKLRGAELIVITGMPDRMTPRIADAVLWVPATVYLGQGDLVPSVQPMGNLFEQSIGILFDVLVMTLQSSMDVNGEQMEARHRNVE; encoded by the coding sequence ATGGAATTCAAGAAGCTGACGGGCACGATCGTGCAAGAGCTGGCTGCAGTATTCAATCGAATCGATCCCGAGCAATGGGAGCAAGTCGTCGAATGCATCAAACGAACCAAGCGCATCTTCCTTATCGGCGTTGGACGGGAAGGGCTTGCCGCGCGAGGACTGGCGATGAGGCTTATGCATCTAGGCAAAGAAGCGCACTGGATGTGGGATGACACGACACCGGCCATTCGTGAAGGCGATTTGTTGATCGCCACTTCCGGTTCCGGAGAGATCGGCCATATTCATTATGTGGCGGAACAAGCAAAGCTAAGAGGCGCGGAGTTGATTGTCATAACCGGGATGCCGGACAGAATGACGCCTCGCATCGCGGACGCAGTGCTGTGGGTGCCCGCTACGGTCTATCTGGGCCAAGGAGATCTTGTCCCTTCGGTTCAACCGATGGGTAATTTGTTCGAGCAGTCAATCGGAATCCTCTTCGATGTGCTTGTCATGACGCTGCAGAGCAGTATGGACGTTAACGGGGAACAGATGGAAGCCCGCCATAGAAATGTAGAATGA
- a CDS encoding ABC transporter permease, with the protein MNELSKLLRKDPHMSVLSVITFVVIAFLILMLGDQFLSLNNLQSMAYQIPEFGLLAIAMALTMLTGGIDLSLIANAGLSGIVAAYFLSGAIISADSGVSTSMIVVIAVIAALVVSTICGAINGLLIAKLSVPPILATLGTMILFTGIGMGITSGQGVVGFPETFLKLGSGSVLNVPYVFIVFMVVAIIASVVLTRTKLGTRIYLYGENQVALKFSGIRSERLIVQVYMISGLLAGIAAIIIISRVNSAKVGYGDTYLLQAILVAVLGGVHPDGGKGKIMGVLLGLFLLQFLQSAFTLFSFTPYAKKLIWGCMLLLVMIINYYMEKWRTGESKFGFKTLLMRR; encoded by the coding sequence GTGAACGAGCTGTCCAAGTTATTGCGTAAGGATCCCCATATGTCCGTTCTGTCGGTCATCACGTTCGTGGTGATTGCGTTTCTGATCCTCATGCTGGGAGATCAATTTCTATCCTTGAACAATTTGCAATCGATGGCCTACCAAATTCCAGAGTTCGGGTTATTGGCTATCGCGATGGCACTCACGATGCTTACCGGCGGAATCGATCTTTCTCTCATTGCGAACGCAGGCTTATCGGGGATTGTGGCAGCTTATTTTCTGTCGGGAGCAATCATTTCGGCAGATTCAGGGGTTTCCACATCTATGATCGTAGTAATTGCGGTAATCGCCGCACTCGTCGTGTCGACGATATGCGGCGCGATTAACGGGCTACTCATCGCGAAGCTGTCGGTTCCGCCGATTCTGGCGACGCTAGGCACGATGATTCTCTTTACCGGTATCGGCATGGGCATTACTTCGGGACAAGGGGTCGTAGGATTTCCGGAAACGTTTTTGAAGCTCGGTTCGGGTAGCGTGCTGAACGTCCCTTACGTATTTATCGTGTTCATGGTCGTAGCGATCATCGCATCTGTCGTACTCACAAGAACGAAATTAGGCACGAGAATTTATTTGTACGGCGAGAATCAAGTCGCACTGAAATTTAGTGGAATTCGTTCGGAGCGCTTGATTGTTCAAGTGTATATGATTTCCGGTCTGCTTGCGGGAATCGCGGCTATTATTATCATTTCCAGAGTGAATTCCGCTAAGGTCGGTTACGGCGATACGTATTTGCTGCAAGCGATATTGGTCGCGGTATTGGGCGGCGTTCATCCGGACGGCGGCAAAGGCAAAATCATGGGCGTGCTTCTCGGTTTGTTCCTGCTGCAATTTCTGCAAAGCGCTTTTACGTTGTTCAGCTTCACGCCATACGCCAAGAAGCTTATCTGGGGCTGTATGCTTCTGCTCGTAATGATTATTAACTACTATATGGAAAAGTGGAGAACGGGAGAGTCCAAGTTCGGATTTAAGACGCTGCTCATGAGGAGGTAG
- a CDS encoding ABC transporter permease, protein MKRLALNKMELYLLLIIVAYSTVVSIVNPAFLSLETLLDMMRASSGMLILALGVLVVLISRGIDVSFTAVAIIGGYSSARAMLAIGIDNLFFAFAVSGLIGLLLGSVNALIIHQFKLPTLIVTLGTSSVFYGLMTTFLGTKSITPSQMPSSLKEFGSQRLIELSTSNGTVYGLSVFIIPVVLVIIATWFLLYKTMIGRGIFAMGNSEEAAVRAGFNLFVLRLVIYAFVGVLSGIMGVIYVSEVKMVNPVSLVGTELSIIAAAAIGGAKLTGGQGTIFGTILGVTIIQLLNSTLVFLKLSTSWNSLFIGIVLVVSVSITSYQERVKNEKNLIFNS, encoded by the coding sequence TTGAAACGGCTCGCTCTAAACAAAATGGAGCTCTATTTGCTCCTCATCATTGTTGCCTACTCAACGGTCGTGTCCATCGTAAATCCCGCGTTTCTTAGCTTGGAGACGCTGCTGGATATGATGAGAGCATCTTCAGGGATGCTGATTCTCGCGCTTGGAGTGCTTGTCGTCCTCATCTCCAGAGGAATTGACGTTTCTTTCACGGCGGTAGCCATCATCGGCGGTTATTCGTCGGCGCGGGCGATGCTCGCGATCGGGATCGACAACTTGTTTTTCGCATTCGCGGTGTCTGGGCTTATCGGTTTGCTGCTCGGCTCGGTTAATGCATTGATCATCCATCAATTCAAGCTGCCAACGCTCATAGTGACGCTCGGAACGTCAAGCGTGTTTTATGGACTAATGACGACTTTCCTTGGGACGAAGAGCATTACTCCGAGTCAGATGCCTTCTTCTCTTAAGGAATTCGGCTCGCAGAGGCTGATTGAATTATCAACTTCGAATGGCACGGTTTACGGCTTATCCGTCTTTATCATCCCAGTCGTTCTCGTCATTATAGCGACATGGTTTCTTCTATATAAGACGATGATCGGCAGAGGTATTTTTGCAATGGGAAACTCCGAGGAAGCGGCAGTTCGCGCGGGATTTAATTTGTTTGTTCTGCGACTCGTTATCTACGCATTCGTAGGCGTGCTCTCGGGTATCATGGGCGTCATCTACGTATCCGAGGTGAAAATGGTGAATCCCGTATCTCTCGTTGGAACGGAACTGTCCATCATTGCAGCGGCCGCTATCGGCGGTGCCAAGCTAACAGGAGGGCAGGGGACGATATTCGGGACCATACTTGGAGTCACGATCATTCAATTACTGAATTCGACGCTTGTGTTCCTGAAGCTCTCAACCTCTTGGAATAGCTTGTTTATCGGCATCGTACTGGTCGTGAGCGTTTCGATTACTTCTTATCAGGAACGAGTCAAAAACGAGAAAAATCTTATTTTTAACAGCTAG
- a CDS encoding FGGY-family carbohydrate kinase, which produces MAKGYLIGCDIGTGGTKSVVMDLDGKVLGTHYIEYPMIASRPGWAEHHPDTYWNAVAQTIKKSLEASKISPTDVLGVGLSAMSPACILVDRDLNPLQLSHFWMDRRGTAECGQIQALLGEDAVFKLSGNPIDSYYATVKLLWEKNNRPEIYNKAYKMLTAKDYPLMKLTGKCVTDYSNASLIGVAFDIVNKRWDEQMLREIGLNAEKMPDVFPCDEVVGHVTREAAALTGLMEGTPVVAGTVDCNAAWVSTGVLNNGDNSITLGTAGVWGAIHDEPTFAKNMITIVHAADSRTKYSTVGALVCAGALIRYFRDTFGQVEVDTANRLNISPYDIMNLEAEKVPPGSDGMLVLPYFMGERTPMWDPLARGVIFGTSLYHTRGHYIRAFMEGVAYGIKQNVENAKQAGTRVNPLVTMVEGGANSRLWRQIMADTLGVPTQHVRNSLGAPVGDAIVAGVGVGAFRNYDIVHDWVSISERHEPNAANSQLYERMYGLFAGLYPKLKDDYAHLAEITGFK; this is translated from the coding sequence ATGGCTAAAGGTTACCTCATAGGCTGCGATATCGGAACAGGCGGAACGAAGTCGGTCGTTATGGACCTAGACGGTAAGGTGCTTGGTACGCATTACATCGAGTACCCGATGATCGCTTCTCGCCCGGGCTGGGCGGAGCATCATCCGGATACGTATTGGAACGCCGTTGCGCAGACGATCAAGAAGTCATTGGAAGCTTCGAAAATATCTCCGACGGACGTTCTTGGAGTCGGATTAAGCGCGATGTCTCCGGCTTGCATTCTGGTCGATCGCGATCTGAATCCGTTGCAATTGTCGCATTTCTGGATGGATCGCCGGGGAACCGCGGAATGTGGACAGATTCAAGCGCTTCTCGGTGAGGATGCCGTATTTAAACTCTCCGGCAATCCGATCGATTCATACTACGCCACTGTAAAGCTGCTGTGGGAGAAGAATAATCGTCCTGAAATCTACAATAAGGCGTACAAAATGCTCACGGCGAAAGATTATCCCCTCATGAAGCTGACGGGGAAGTGCGTAACCGATTATAGTAACGCAAGTTTGATTGGAGTCGCTTTCGATATCGTCAACAAACGTTGGGACGAGCAGATGTTGCGGGAAATCGGCTTAAACGCCGAGAAGATGCCGGATGTGTTCCCTTGCGACGAAGTCGTTGGCCATGTGACCCGGGAAGCGGCCGCGTTAACCGGACTTATGGAGGGAACGCCGGTCGTCGCAGGAACCGTCGATTGTAACGCGGCTTGGGTGTCCACGGGCGTTCTGAACAATGGGGATAACAGTATAACGCTCGGTACGGCGGGCGTATGGGGAGCCATTCACGATGAGCCGACGTTCGCCAAGAACATGATTACGATCGTTCATGCGGCAGACTCCAGAACGAAGTACTCGACGGTCGGCGCGCTTGTTTGCGCGGGAGCGCTGATCCGTTACTTCCGCGATACGTTCGGGCAGGTCGAAGTGGATACGGCGAATCGGTTGAACATCAGCCCTTATGACATTATGAATTTGGAGGCGGAGAAAGTTCCTCCGGGATCGGACGGAATGCTCGTGCTGCCTTATTTCATGGGAGAAAGAACTCCGATGTGGGACCCGCTGGCGCGCGGAGTGATTTTCGGAACTTCGCTGTATCATACTCGGGGGCATTATATTCGCGCCTTCATGGAAGGCGTCGCGTACGGCATCAAGCAGAATGTGGAAAATGCGAAGCAAGCGGGTACGAGGGTGAATCCTCTGGTGACGATGGTCGAGGGCGGCGCGAACAGCCGGCTGTGGCGGCAAATTATGGCGGATACGCTCGGCGTTCCGACGCAGCACGTCAGAAATTCGTTAGGCGCTCCGGTCGGAGATGCAATCGTTGCCGGGGTAGGAGTAGGAGCGTTCCGAAATTACGATATCGTGCATGATTGGGTATCCATCTCCGAACGGCATGAACCGAACGCCGCGAACAGTCAATTGTACGAACGGATGTATGGCTTGTTCGCCGGTCTATATCCGAAGCTGAAGGACGATTATGCGCATTTGGCTGAAATTACGGGTTTCAAATAA
- the rhaD gene encoding bifunctional rhamnulose-1-phosphate aldolase/short-chain dehydrogenase → MKNLWSKETAKKMSDMEQLVYVSNLLGSDTSLVQGGGGNTSVKRLEQDFMGKEVNVLRVKASGHQLSTIKQQGFAGVKLNDVLPLFEREDMTDDEMVRYISHALMSPDSPRPSIETLLHGFIPFRWVLHSHSDAILSIANNAQSEQLVREALSEDALIVPYNRPGFLVAKQVGAAVQGNLNAPGLVLLHHGLVTWSDDCEEAYERHIELVDRAEQRIRKALEVKVAFPHKNGVPSLDRDTRRAIAAQVAPSLRGAVSSELPMLLTFDDSEEALRFANADNLLELSQTGPATPEHVLSTKPSPLVVEVADPCNVEELKEALRQGVKRYEENYLSYFAKHHKSDFTPHNPSPRLVIVPGVGLWGVGTDVADSQAPVDIYKHTVQIIEGAEAIGKFKTMPEAEAFNAEYWPMELYKLSLRPKPKELNGKVAIVTGAARGIGFAIGELLLQEGACVVLTDINPAGLAEAEKKLAVYGSKVRTAVVDVTSEQSVNEGIASSSLAFGGVDILVSNAGIAIVGSIIDMPAKDWEKSFAVNTTGHFFSSRAVVRALLDQGQGGSLVFVNTKNALAPGKDFGAYSCAKAAEAQLCRMLAIEHGKDKIRSNMINPDGVFTDLWSPEMVANRAKAYGVEADRYEDFLRDRTLLKESITVEDVAQAALFLASEKSRVTTGCIISVDGGAREAFPR, encoded by the coding sequence ATGAAAAACTTATGGTCCAAAGAAACGGCAAAAAAGATGAGCGACATGGAGCAGCTCGTCTATGTATCTAATCTGCTAGGTTCGGATACTTCGCTTGTGCAAGGCGGAGGCGGGAACACATCCGTTAAGAGGTTGGAACAGGACTTTATGGGGAAAGAAGTAAATGTTCTGCGAGTCAAGGCGAGCGGACATCAGCTTTCAACTATTAAACAACAAGGCTTCGCGGGCGTAAAATTAAACGATGTGCTGCCTCTGTTCGAACGTGAAGATATGACGGATGACGAGATGGTTCGCTATATTTCTCATGCCCTTATGTCCCCGGATTCTCCTAGACCTTCTATTGAAACGTTACTGCACGGATTTATTCCGTTTCGTTGGGTTCTTCACTCCCACTCGGACGCTATTCTGAGTATCGCTAATAATGCTCAATCCGAGCAATTGGTCAGAGAAGCACTGAGCGAAGACGCTCTGATTGTTCCATACAACCGACCAGGTTTCCTCGTTGCCAAGCAAGTCGGGGCGGCGGTTCAAGGAAACCTGAATGCACCGGGGCTCGTTCTGCTTCACCATGGCTTAGTAACGTGGTCGGACGACTGCGAGGAAGCTTACGAGCGGCATATCGAGCTCGTTGATCGAGCCGAGCAGCGCATTCGCAAAGCGCTCGAAGTGAAAGTCGCATTCCCCCACAAGAATGGTGTACCTTCGCTTGATCGCGATACCCGCCGGGCAATTGCCGCGCAAGTCGCTCCGTCGTTGCGCGGGGCGGTAAGCTCGGAACTGCCGATGCTTCTGACGTTCGACGACTCCGAGGAAGCTCTGCGTTTCGCTAACGCTGATAATTTGCTGGAGCTGTCGCAGACCGGTCCTGCTACGCCGGAACATGTGTTAAGCACGAAGCCATCACCGCTTGTCGTTGAGGTAGCGGATCCTTGCAACGTTGAAGAACTGAAGGAAGCTCTTCGGCAGGGCGTGAAAAGGTACGAAGAGAACTATTTAAGTTATTTCGCTAAGCACCACAAGTCGGATTTCACTCCGCACAACCCGTCGCCTCGGCTTGTCATCGTCCCCGGCGTCGGTCTGTGGGGCGTAGGTACGGATGTTGCGGACTCGCAAGCGCCTGTAGACATTTACAAGCATACGGTGCAAATTATCGAAGGCGCGGAAGCGATAGGCAAGTTCAAGACGATGCCGGAAGCGGAAGCGTTTAATGCGGAGTACTGGCCGATGGAGCTATACAAGCTCAGTCTGCGACCGAAACCGAAAGAGCTGAACGGCAAAGTCGCCATCGTGACTGGAGCGGCGCGGGGTATCGGATTTGCCATCGGGGAGCTGCTGCTTCAGGAAGGCGCTTGCGTCGTCCTGACCGACATCAATCCGGCAGGGCTGGCTGAAGCGGAGAAGAAGTTGGCCGTATACGGCAGTAAAGTGAGGACGGCGGTCGTCGACGTCACAAGCGAGCAATCCGTGAACGAAGGCATCGCTAGCAGTTCTCTTGCATTCGGGGGCGTAGATATTCTCGTATCGAACGCAGGTATAGCTATCGTCGGTTCGATAATCGACATGCCTGCGAAAGATTGGGAGAAAAGCTTCGCCGTCAATACGACAGGACATTTTTTCTCTTCCCGTGCTGTCGTTCGGGCTTTGCTGGATCAAGGACAAGGCGGAAGCCTCGTTTTCGTAAATACGAAAAACGCGCTCGCTCCCGGCAAAGATTTCGGCGCGTACAGCTGCGCTAAAGCTGCAGAAGCGCAATTGTGCCGAATGTTGGCCATCGAGCACGGCAAGGACAAAATACGCTCCAACATGATTAATCCGGACGGAGTATTCACCGACCTGTGGTCTCCGGAGATGGTCGCTAATCGTGCCAAAGCATATGGTGTCGAAGCTGACAGGTATGAAGACTTTCTACGCGACCGTACTTTATTGAAAGAATCGATCACGGTTGAGGATGTTGCCCAGGCGGCGCTATTCCTCGCAAGCGAGAAGTCCAGAGTGACAACGGGATGTATTATTTCGGTTGACGGGGGCGCAAGGGAAGCTTTCCCAAGATAA